The Nicotiana tabacum cultivar K326 chromosome 5, ASM71507v2, whole genome shotgun sequence sequence ATCCATTCAAGTCTTTAGATGTTTCTCCATCTCCTAGTGACTTGTATTTATTCTCTGTAATTTAGATGATTTAGTAGCACGCATGTCcattcttagatttttattacgtCAAGTGGTCCTGTATTCTCTGTTACTATTATTTGGTACTTATatctctccttttttcttttctcttcgcTCTTTCTTACTTTCTTGCTTTCCTCTTTTTCTTATTACCCTTCATGAGCCGAGTGTCTATCGGAACCTGTTAGGTAGGGGTAAgtctgcgtacagactaccctccGCATACCTCACCTGGTTGGAACATATTGGATTTGTTGTTTAATCTAGATGATTTAGTTATGGAGTTGCTTCTTACTTGTGAACACCTCTTAATTTTATATATGGGGTATTCCTGTTTCGGAAGCATAGATTGATGTCTTTGCCAGTATTAAACAACGTGATAAGTACATAATGTTGCATCGCGTTACCTGTCTTCTGGTACAACCCTTATGCCAACTATGCAATGTTATGGTAATTTGTATCTTAAATTTATCGCCTTCACATGGATGCATTGCCTAAGGCAACATGTAGCATGACTTAGTATATCAATGACAATACTTTATCCGTCTTAATGCATCTACATATATTGGACAGCATTAGGGCATCTAAGTTTAGGACAGCTGCATAtattggaaacttattatgtgTTGCAGGGTAGTGCAACTATGTCATTTTATAGCTATCTTTACAACTCTAgctatttttttttgcttttcatcAACTCTGTGATCACTGAATAGTAGTACAAGTGGGAAGATACAATGGCTTTGTAACTAGGTTTATTCAGCCTTAAAGTTGTCCTGCTTTGATGTCTTTGATGTTCTTTGGATTATCCTTTACCTGTTTGTGGACAGTGTAGCTATTGGATGCCATGATAATAGAATTCTGTTCTTACCTTTGCCAGTAGCAAATCCAGGAATTTCCGAAAAGGGTGTTCAAAcctgaaagaagtgaaaaaatggTGTTCAATAGTATATGTTATATACttctaaaacctaatattttacttataaaCGTGTTGTATTTTTTCGGCGAAGCTTTTAAGACATGTAGCTTTGCTCCTGACCTTTACCCTAACGTTGAAGGGGAATTGAGTTTTGAAGCTTTAGCAGATGCTAATCATGGCTGAAAGCTGTGGATACGAGGCCTTCCGTTGGCGATGATGCAGACTATGCTTCAATTCCAAACTAATTGGAGTTGGTTATGTGAATCTTCTATATCAATACTGTTTTATTGATTTTCCAGTACAAAATCCATCTTTTTTCAGGAAGTGGATTGTGAGCAGTTTATTATCTGTTTCTTTGAATGTAGCAATGTCAAGATGGCCTGTTCATATACTCTAGTATTTGGTGCATCTTTAGTCTGTGAAGTATTGCAATGAAGGTGGTATTGTATGTTAATTTGAAAGGCGTTGCTTATTATTTGCATATGTGGGAGATTTAATTGTATTGTCACAATTGCTACTTAAAACTGCGTATTCAAATCATTGCCACATATCTATCCATCAATCAAATAGCACTAATTACACTATCTCAAAAAAAAAGGAGGAGCGCAAAATAATTAGCTCTTTTAACCAAGAGTTCTTCCATTGGACTGGAAAAGCGTTTACATTAAATAGTCAGATGTAAGACGTGCAATTTTATAAATACTTCCATCGCTAAAACATGATCAAGTGATCTATATTTTCATATTAATTCTCGATTCTTTGAACCTAAGCCCGATGCTGGGAAAAGGAGGGCACATGTTCCCTGTTGCTCTGACTCATATAAAGTCCATACACCATAGAAAATATGTAGAGAAATCATATCTTTGATAGTACATATATCATTTTCATATCCTAGGCAAAAGGAAGGCACAGTCCCTGTTGCTTTGGCTCGTATAGAGGCCAAATACCATAGAAAATATGTATGAAAGTCACATTTTTGATAGTACATATATCATTTTCATATTCTCTCCAACAACATTATATACATAAGAAAACACAAAATAGATGTACTAATGTCATCCACAGTAAGTGGCCAAGGCTTTGTTAGAATGTCTCATTAGTTGGGGAATGAACTATTATCTCTTATATGTTCCTGAGCATTTTCCCATCAAGAGCTACTCTTTTGGATTTGAGTTAGGTCCGATGCCACTTTTTAATATTACAGCTAGAGCCATCTCTTTTCCAACTTACTCAAAATTTGCTCCCCATTCTACAGAATCCACGCTCCACATGTCCGGTTGTGGGCGTGCCACGGGTTGCTAGAATGTTTCATTTTGATTGAGGGAATGGGCGGTTTCTCCTTACACGGTCTTGAAAAATTTTCAAGTCATCAGCTAACTTTTGGGTTTGAGTTAGGCCAACGTCCATTTTCTTAACAAGCTTCACTCTTTGAGCCCTGTATCACTTTATGTGAAGTTGATGCGAGGGGAAGAGGACGAGGAAGTGGTAAAGGGGGAAATGCATTTGGATGAGATAAAGATGTTCTGCTCGTTTTGTTCGTCATATCTTCTTGTAAGGCAACAAGTACTGGTTCTTCTTGTTTTGGTGTGTAAGCAAAAGAGAGATCCTTGTTAGCTGCTAGTGCAAGTAGCTCTTTCTCCTCGAGCCCTTTAGCTGGTCCAAGGCTGCAACAATCTGCACCATACTTTGCCAATGCATCTTTGAATTTCTTGATCTGCTCCAGAATATTGCGGTTAGTGTTAGAATACCACTCCAAAAGAGGATTACCAtttttaacaaaaggaaacagcAATAAAATGCATTAATTCCTATAATGTCGAGAAAAGCAAACTCATCATAATCACATCTTGGCAAAGAAGTAAACCACCATAAAACAGAACCAGCAAAAGAATGGATTCGTCTGCTCAAAGATAGAttatgcagaaaatgcagatgctGATCCAATAACCATccaaaaaaaattctaaatgcATCAGAACAATGAGATGGAAGAAAACATTACTACCTAAAAAGAAGGCAGCATATAACATCGTTAACAAAAATGCAGTACATTTACTGTAGCAGAAGAAAAACCTGAAGCATATAAAGGCGGATGGAAAACTAACCGTGGCATTGGTACAGCTAAAGCTACAGAGACGACCTTCAGCCCCCCTATAGAAACGGAAAAATGGGAGGACATGTACATTCAGAGAGTAACACATCGACTTGTGTTCCTCATAGTTCACTTGCAAAAACTGCACATCCGGATTCATCTCTGCTAACTGACATATCTGCATTTTCCAATTTTACCAAGGTGGAAGTCATTAATCCTATCTTACTGAAATAGACTGCCAACAAAGTGCAGCATTATTTCAAACCAAAAAAGAGTAACTTATGGATTTTCGATTGTCTTTTAGACACACGCACAAATACATATAACAAACAGTTTAGACAACAAGAATATATTACCTTTGGATGAAGGGCTTTGCAGCCTCCACAGCCCGGGGAAAAGAAATCAACAATCACTAGTTTGTCGCCGGCATTTACGAGGGAGTCAACAAGGTCTTGGGCACCAGTCACTTCTTTCATGTTAGGCTGAAGACCTTTCTCCCACCATTTTGGAGCTTTCCTGATTCCAATGCTCATCTGTTTTATGCAAATGTAGCACGAGATGAAAAAAGTTGAATTTATTATATTCTATAAATGAAGGCTGCCAAAGTTAACAAGAAAGGATCATAGAAAAATTACATACTGTAATGGTGATCCAACTTATGCAAATAGCAACTTAATTAGTTACCAAAATTAGTAACaaaatggttttaaaaaaaaagtgaaatgcATTGTTCTCTCtgaaggtcacgggttcgagccatggAAACACTCTGTTGCAGAAATGCAGGTAAGGCCGCATACAATACACCCTGGTAGTCCGACCCTTCCCTGGACTGCACATAGCGGGGCCTTTTTTTTATTGTTCTCTCGCCCAAAATGGCCATTCATGCCACGTTCTTCAATATTAATAAGATCCTCTTTCATTTGGATTACTAAAGTTGTTTCTGGTAATTTTAGATAAGGGATTAAAAGGAATTAGTTTCATCTAATCAATTGCCTATTATTATATCTATAGAACTGAATTTTTCTACAGTCACCACTGTTCCTGATTAATAGTTTAAATCGAGTGAAATAATCTTAATCAATCATGCCCTAAATTTGACCCGAAACACTCTGCTCCAAAATAGATTCTATAATACAAAATCAtggcaaaaagaagaaaaatttgcataattattgactgATAATTCCAAAAATAGCCACAACCCAAATTGAATTCAAATTAGAAAAACTTTTCTAATTAAAATAAAGGATTTAACCACGTATAGGTTGATCAGAAAATTCTAagaatataagaaaaataaaaccagaaaacaacaaaacaaacctGGGCAGTGGCAGCTGCTGATCTGGGATTTCTTATATTGAATTTGCGCATGCTTAAGGGTCCTCTTAGGGAAATATTACGACCAAAAAAATTGTTATTTGCTGATAAAGAAATCCCAAAGGAATTGGGATTTATACCTTTTGATTTCTTGGAAAAAGCCCTATAATTCAAAGGTGATGGGATTAAAACTTTTGCCATGGATTTTACCATAAAATTCTTGAtgtattgatttttttttttttttggaagtttAAAATTTGGAACTGAGATTGGAAATTGGGAATGTTAAAAAGGGTTCTTAGCTTTTCTTCAATGGTGGAAAGTAAAGGGTATGAATGAAGGAACAAGAAAACGTTTGAAAATGGGACACATATTTGAACAGGTGGCCTAATCTTAAGGTACTTGTTTTTTGACCTGTCAGAACGATATATATTAACTGATTCCTTGGACGTCAAAGAACCTATATTTGTGTTAACGTGTCAAATATTGGaccaaaaaggaaaaacaataaatATATTTGGATAAAAGGATAACTAACATTGTGATGTCGGTAATGAAATCAttgaaattctttttaattaaattaaattaaatgttTTGAGTTTGAGTATTGTAAATAATATTTTACCTCTAATATTTAACTGACGTGATTCGGGTTAATCAAAACTGTAATTTTCCGATAcctaattacttaaagaaaaacaaaattcatGGCTATCACAAccaataaaggaaaataaaaggctCCCAATTATTCAATTGGCATTGCTTTATCCAATCAAATTTGTACGGTCACATATCCACTTTGTTTGGTATGATAAGTTAAGTGAGCCAATCAAAACAAGTGGACTTCATCTACTAGATAATTGTATCTCATCCACAAACATAAATAGTATAGTTTTTTCCAAAAGTTGAAGGGAACATAAAAAACTAGCAATTTGGATCGATTTTTTTAATTAGCTAGATATGAACTTTATGTAACGAATAAAACTTTTTCACATGCAATGATGCCACAGCTCGTGGTATGGCATGTTTGGACTCAGGAAGTCAGCTAAGCCTTCACCAGAACTAGGTGACAAACCTTTTAGAATTTCATCCTTTATTAGTTTGAGGAATTCGAGTTATTGTGATCGAAAATAAGTATATTAGAACGTCACAACTTATGAACTTGGCATTTAGATGTTTGAGGGGAGCTGGAGaagactttgttcttcgcgatcgcgggaagtCATCACAATCGTGTTATAGTAGTatgtttgttcttcgcgttcgcatggtaAGGGTTGGGAACGCAATGTGTTATCGGGGTTGCCTGGTTTGAAGGGTTTCTCATTGCGATCGCATTAGAGAGTTTGCAATCACAGAAGGAATTTTCCTGAGGCTCGAAGGTTTTGGCCTTCCCGTTTGCGGAACAGGGCTTGCGTTCGCGTAGGCATGGTAGGCTGAGCTTTGCGATCACGGGTGAGACCTCGCGTCCGCGAAGAGGGATTTTTGGGTAAGGCTGGTCtggcctatgcgatcgcgagggtgttgccgcgaacgcgaagaagaatgTCTCGGCAGTGTATAAGATTGCAAATCGGGACTTagctttttttgtttttattctcatCATTGGTGCCGATTTTGGGGCGAATTTGGAGGGGCATTTCCATCATCtatcacaaggtaagtgattcctactcatCGTGACtttaatacatggattatatataaattttaacatgaaaattgatagaaattataagattttgggagaaaatcTAGAAGTAGTAATTTTGAATTTGACAACGAAAATGAGcatgaaatttgaaataaattatatatttgagttcgtagtacTATGGATAATAtgtatctttgaaaatttttagaatccAGGAGAATGGACCCGGGgcttgactttgttgactttttgcgtggagttggaaattatttctaattattaaattacgggtctttgagtatattttgattggtttgcacgttcttTGAATAGTTTCGGATTGTTGGACattgatttgaggtgttagagaggtgttGGAGCCAGTTATCGAATTTTGGAGCGAGGTTGTCAAACCTAGCCCTAAGGTAGCCATTAGAGAGCTCTGAGCTgttagtgaagaagaagaagattctagagagagaaaaattATAAAACTCTTATTTAGTGTAATAAGCGTATGAACAGTGATTGTGCATATATACTAATGCACTCAGCTAACTAGCAGCCTCCGATACACATGTGCTAATTAACTACTCTAACTACTTCTAGAAGTGTACACTTTAAATAGCTCACTATACAAACACTACTTATCTCTACACTCCTCCTCAAGTTgagaatggaaaatatttttcattcccAACTTGGAAACTAAAAGTGCATGTTGACAATGCCCCAATGCCTTTGTCAAAATATCAGCTGGTTGTTCTTGAGTAGCTATATGTGCAGTCTTTATCAACCATTCTTGTATCTTCTCTCTAATAAAATAACGGTCAATGTCAATGCGTTTTGTTCTCTCATGATATATGAGGTTTGCAACAATCTATAGAGCAGCTTTGTTGTCACAATATAAATCCATATGCAGCTTGACACTAACTCCTAGTTCTTTCATCAGCCCATTCAGCCATGTTAGCTCAGCTACAATGTGAGCCATGCTTCTATACTCTACTTCAACTGAACTCTTGGATATGGTGCTTTGCTTCTTTGCCTTCCATGAGATTAGTGAGGTTCCCAGCTTCACACAAAAACATGTAATTGACTTCCTGGATATAGGGCAAGAGGCCCAATCAGAGTCATAGAATGCCTTTACCTTTTCTTCACCTCTGCTTGACATTAGTAGCCCAAGACCTGGTTGTTTCTTAATGTACTTCACTATGTGTAGAGCAGCTTCATAGTGAGATGCCTTTGGTGCATGCATGAATTGGCTTAGGCATTATACTGCATATGCAATGTCTGGCCTAGTGATGGTCAAGTATAATAACTTGCCAATGAGTCTCTGGAAGCTGTTTCTGTCCTTCAATGGCTCATCTGCATCAGTTCTCTGCACACATTCATCATATTCTGTGCTTGTTAGCTTCAGGTTTTGTTCCATAGGTGTGTATTTAGGCTTTGCTCCTAACAATCCTGCTTCTGATATCATCTCTAGAGTATATTTCCTTTGACACATTAGAATGCCTTCTTCAGACCTGGTAAACTCCATTTCCAAAAAGTATCTAAGCTCTCCAAAGTCTTTCAATTTGAAGCTTTTATGGAGGGCACTTTTAGCTTAGTGTATTTCTTCCAAGTCATTACCTATGACAAGAAAGTCATCTACATAGACAAGAATAAGTACAACCTTATTATTAGTGGTCTTAGTGAACAAGGAATAATCATGTCTGCTCTGCTGAAAACCAGAGGATAACAAGGCATGTGTCAGCTTCACATTCCATTGTTTAGTTTCTTGTTTTAAGCCATATAAGCATTTGAGTAGTCTACACACCTTTTACTCCCCCTGACTACCAAATCCCTGAGGAAGAGTCATATAAACTTCCTCAGCAAGATCACCATTGGGAAAAGCATTATGTACACCCATTTGGTACACAGACCAATGTCTAAGGGCAACAATAGCTATAGCAGTCCTTACTGTGGTCATCTTGGCCACATGGGAAAAAGTATGCAGTCCTTACTGTGGTCATCTTGGCCACATGGGAAAAAGTATCATGAAAGTCAATTCCTTCTTGTTGGGTGTTAACCTTTAGCAACCAATCTAACTTTAATTCTCTCTACAGAACCATCAACATTATACTTGATTTTGTAGACCCATTTGCAACCTATGGGGACCTTACCAAGTGGTAAGTCAACCACATCCCAAGTATGATTTTGTTCTAAGGCTTCAATCTCAGGTTCATAGCCTTAATCCACCTATCATATTTAATAACTTGTGAGTAAGAGGTAGGTTCAATATCAACTAAGAAAGAAGCAAGAAAAGACTGGAAATGAGCAAGGAGATGAGAGCAAGAAGCAAAATGATGAATAGGGTAAAGGCATACAGTAGAGGCTGAAGGAAAAGGAGGGTGAATGTAATCAGTCAGCCAAATAGATAGTTTAAGTGTTCTACCAGATTTTCTGGGCAACACAAAATCAGTAGGAGGATTAAGAGGAGGATCAGAAGGATCAGGTGAAACATCAGAGGGAAGAGAAGTATCAggatcaggaaaagtaataggtGAACTACTGGACTGAGCAGGATCATTAGGAAGGGAAATGATGTCATTGGAAATGAAATTGGGGTCAGGTGTGTAAGGTAGCATAGGATCAAAATTGGGAACGAGAGGAGAGGAAGTAGAAGATGGATCAGAAGTAGCAAGAAATTTTCTCCTGGGATGTTTGAAAGGAATATAGATTTTCATGAAAGACAACATCCTTGCTAACTATGAATTTGTTGGCTTCAATGTCATATATTCTATATCCCTTTTGAGCGGTAGCATAGCCCATAAAGACACCAGGGACAGATTTAAGGGTAAAAATATCATGAAAATCTGGTTTTGTGGCATAGCAGAGGCATCCTAAAGTTCTGATATGGAAAAAAATAGGAGGTTTGCCATGAAAAATCTCATAAGGTAACTTCCCATATAGAATAACACTTGGTAGTCTATTAATGATATAAGTAGCAGTAAGAATGCAATCCCTCCAGAACTTTAAGGGTATGTTAGCCTGAAACCTCAAGGCCCTTCCTACTTCTACGATATGTCTGTGCTTCCTCTCCACAATATCATTTTGCTATGGAGTGTGAACACAACTACTTTGGTGAATGATCCCGTTGGTTTTGAAAAGATTAGAGCAGATGGTATTAAAGAATTCATGGCCATTATCTGATCTAAAAGCTTTAACAATAGTTGATaactaattttcaacaagatGTAAAAATTCAGTTAAAATGACATACAATTCACTTTTTAACCTCAAAAGAAAAGTCGAAGTCATTCTTGAATAATCATCAGCAAGAGTAAGAAAATACTTGAATCCATTGTAAGTACAGACTCTATATGGACCTCACACATCCATATGTACAAGTTGAAAGACATAATTAGACTTGGAAGTACTAACATGGAAAGGTAGCCTAATTTGTTTAGCTAGTGGACATACAGGGCAGTGACAAGTAGAAATACATGACAACTGTTTATTTTGATCAGGGATTTTTTCAATACTGCAAGAGGTGCATGacctgtaacaacccgaccgatcgttttgagctttttgcactttgctcgccaattctcaggcatgacttgccccgtgtggtgtatcatgacttatgtaaatcgttggtgttaggtttcaggttaatcagaatgaatttgaaagaacagtctcagttgaaagctcaaaatttgaaaggtttaaccaagatttgacttgtctGTATGTGatctcggattgaaatttttatggTTGGGTTAgccccgttaggtgatttgggacttaagagcgtgatcagaatgcattttagaagtccgtggaaggtttaggcttggattggcaaaattgagattttggcactttccggttgataggtgagattttgatataaaggtcggaatgaaattccgagagttacattggcttcgttgtgtcatttgggatgtgtgtgcaaaatttccggtcattcggacgaggtttgatagactttttgatcgaaagcataatttaagagttcttggagttcttaggcttggatcctatgttaaattggtgatttgatgttgttgtgagcattctgAAGTTTTGAGCAAGTATGAACGATgacatgggatgtgttggtacaattggtttgaagttccgggagttccgggtaggttccgggatgtttttgTGCGAAAATCATAGCCGTAGCAGGTccacaggggttgcaggccccgaaACTCACTcatgcagtccgcacaaaaataagtgTGCCCGCGGTGagtgcagtgcggaccgcaccaaaatgggcgcggccgcggtaggcgtcgcgcggaccgtacaaaagtgggcgcggccgcggtgatgAAACGttccgctggtcctacttcggaagctcatatattttgatctacagggaattttgagatgattcaaaaactaaagttgtagaccttcgtatctagtttctagaaagataCGGATATTGTAATTTAGACACTTGTAGCAAAAGTTATggtcaaaatactaaagcctgtcactgcaaaagaaggcctgtgcggccgcggttgttttTGCGCGGATCGCACTGGCTAGCGCGGACGGCGGTCGATTTGATGCGGCCCGTGGTGTCTGAAACCTGgagggtactctataaatacgaggttttggattttatttgatattttgacctaaagagctcggattttgccgattttttgaagatttttcaagaaattcatcggggtaagtgattctaactcagatttggatagaatacatgaatctatcattgaattcatcatttaattcgtgatttagaatggaatttgggaagaaaattgtgaaacctttcaaaaaggtaaaatgataatttgaagggccaaatggtatcagaattggataattttcgtatggttagactcgtgagaatataaggattttagttttgtgaatttcgtcaaatttcgagacatggtcctggggctcgggttttggtaatttcgggaatcgtgccctttattgattgttttcgcttgggctttgttcccttagtatattgtgacgtattcgttctgattttggatagatcgACACatgtggaggcc is a genomic window containing:
- the LOC107803361 gene encoding thioredoxin-like 1-1, chloroplastic, yielding MVKSMAKVLIPSPLNYRAFSKKSKGINPNSFGISLSANNNFFGRNISLRGPLSMRKFNIRNPRSAAATAQMSIGIRKAPKWWEKGLQPNMKEVTGAQDLVDSLVNAGDKLVIVDFFSPGCGGCKALHPKICQLAEMNPDVQFLQVNYEEHKSMCYSLNVHVLPFFRFYRGAEGRLCSFSCTNATIKKFKDALAKYGADCCSLGPAKGLEEKELLALAANKDLSFAYTPKQEEPVLVALQEDMTNKTSRTSLSHPNAFPPLPLPRPLPLASTSHKVIQGSKSEAC